CCGGCGGTCGTGCCGGTGCGGTCGGAGTGTCGATTGTCTGGGTGGCCATTGGCTGCCTGTCCTGTGTTCAGATACGGGTGTGTCGAGTTCGGGGTTCAGATGTTGGCCAGTCGCACGTCAATGCGCCTGGCACCGGGAGCCGCGACACTGGCGGGACGCGGTGGAACCAGCATCTGCGCCAGGCTGACCGAGCGCAGCGCGTCGGCGACCACATCGTTGATGTGGCGCCAATTCGCACGTACATGGCAGGAGTCCTGGATACCGCAGTTGCCTTCGTGGATGCTGCACTCGGTCATCGCCAGCGGGCCTTCCATCGCCTCGACGATTTCCACCAAGCTGATGGCTTCGGGCGCACGGGCCAGCCGGTAGCCGCCATTGGCGCCGCGGAAGCCGTCCACCAGCCCGGCCTGGGCCAGCGGCTTGAGCAGCTTGCTGACGGTCGGGGTCTCCAGTCCGGCTCGCTCCGCCAGCTCCGGCGCGCTGAGCACCTGCGACGGGTTCGCCGCCAGCGTGGTCAGCACCAGGGTGGCGTAGTCGGTGAGCTTGGTGACCCGCAACATGCGTTCTCCTCAATCAGTACCGTTATTGTACGGATTGTTGGTCGCTGTTCCAAGCGGGCCGGCGATCTGCCTGTTCAGACGCGCAGGCGGGGTGCCGGTCCGAGGTCGCACTCGCTATGGCGTGCCACCGCCGCTGGGCCACAATAGGGGATCGTCTCCAGCTGGAACCGTCGCATGCCGCGCAAGATCATCGCCCGCCATTCCGCCATCCACGGCAACGGCGTGTTCGCCATCGCACCGATCGCCAAGGGCGAGCGGATCGTGGAATACACCGGCACCCGTCGTACGCATGCGGATGTTGACGCGGGCGACAGTGGCGATGCCTCGTCCGGGCACACGTTCTTTTTCACCCTCAACGACGAGTACGTCATCGACGGCAACGTGAAGGGCGGTGTGGCGCGCTGGATCAACCACAGCTGCGAGCCCAACTGCGAGGCGCTGCTGGTCGAGCACGAGGGTGAGGATCGCAGCCTGGATCGCGTGTTCATCGAGGCGATCAGCGATATCGAGCCGGGCGACGAACTGGTCTACAACTACGGCATCACCCTGGCCGAGGCGCACACGCCCAAGATGAAGCGGATCTGGGCCTGCTACTGCGGCGCCGATACCTGCACCGGGACGATCCTGCAACCCAAGTCCAAGCCGCGCGGCAAGCGCAAGAGCTGACGGCCCGGCGCCGGCACAATTGGACATAGGTGCACCCCCGGGCCGCGCGTGACACGTCCACCGACTGGTTAAGATCGACGGTCCCTTTGCGCGGTTCCAGGAGTCCGTCATGAGTTCGATCCAGGGCAAGGTCGCCGTTGTCACCGGCGCGGCCAGCGGCATAGGCAAGGAGATCGCGTTCGAGCTGTCGCGTGCCGGTGCGCGGGTCGCGATTGCGGACATCAACCTGGACGGCGCCAGTGCGGTGGCCGAGGAAATCCGGGATGCCGGCGGCGACGCGATGGGCATCGCGATGGATGTCACCGACGAGGCCGCGGTCAATGCCGGCATCGAAGCGGCCGTGGCGGCGCTCGGCCCGATCGACATCCTGGTATCCAACGCGGGCATCCAGATCGTCAATCCGATCGAGAGCTACGCGTTCGCGGACTGGAAGAAGATGCTCGCGATCCATCTGGATGGGGCGTTCCTGACCACCAAGGCGGTGCTGCCGCACATGTACCGCGACGACGGCCAGGGCGAAAGCCGCGGCGGCGTGGTGATCTACATGGGCTCGGTGCACTCGCACGAGGCGTCGAAGTTGAAGGCGCCCTACGTCACGGCCAAGCACGGGCTGCTCGGCCTGGCGCGCGTGCTGGCCAAGGAAGGCGGCAGCCGCGGCGTGCGCAGCCATGTCGTCTGCCCGGGATTTGTGCGGACGCCGCTGGTGGACAAGCAGATCCCCGAGCAGGCAAAAGAGCTCGGCATCAGCGAGGAGGAAGTCGTCAAGAGGGTCATGCTGGGACAGACCGTCGATGGCATCTTCACCACCGTGGAGGATGTCGCGCAGACGGTGCGCTTCCTGGCCGAGTTCCCCAGTGCGGCGCTGACCGGGCAGAGCATCGTGGTCAGCCACGGCTGGTACATGCAGTAGCGGGACGAACCGGGTCTGCACCTCCCTGCGGCGGCTATGACACAAGCGGCAGGGTGAATTCATTCGACCACGCGTGCGGGGTCATCACTGAAAAGAGCCCGAGCCGCCGGCAGCGTTTCGCCAGCACGAGGAGGTCGCGATCGCGGCTGAGCAACCAGCGCGCACCCGCGTCCCGGGTTAGTTCGAGAAACTTCTGGTCGTCGGGGTCGCTGCAGCGTGGCAGCGGCGGATCTGCCGTCATTGATCTGGCAGCCGCGGGAGCAGCGGCGACATCCGCAACCAGAGCGTCAAACGAATCGATCAATTCCCCTTGGCGCCGCGGATCCAGACGCAACACGGGGTAGGCGAGTACGCGCCGCCACTCCGCGCGCGTGTCGGCGTTGGCCACCGCGATTAGCCGGCCCGATAGCAGTGCCTGCGCCAAGGTGGCGACACCTGGATCGTCGAACAGCAACAGGTCGAGGCAGACGTTGGTGTCCAGAACGATCCGTTCTCCGCCGCGCAATCCGTCCATTGGGAGGCCCGGCCTGTTCAACCCGACGCGCGAACCGAACTACTGCGAGACATCCAGGGTCACCACGCCGTTGTCGATCCGGGCCGCACCGATGCGACGCGACACCAGTCGCTGGACCAGATCTTGGTCGAGCCGGTAGATCGGTTCGTCCTCGGCGAATGCCGCCAGCCAGGCATTGATGAGGTCCCGTGACGAGGCGTTGAGTGCGCTGCCCGCATTCTCGATGGCCTCGATTTTCGGATCCTGCAGGTGCAGCCCGAGCGTGTGGCCGTCAAAGCGCAGACCGCTGGAGACCACGATGCGTCCGAGCGGTCGCGCCTGGCTGCTGGCAGCCGTCAGCGCGGTCGCGTCCAGGCTCAAGCGAAGGCGGCTGCTGTCGTAGGGAATCGACAGGCTGGGCTTGTCAAGCCGCAGCGTGACCAGGCCGGCGAGTTTGTCGTATTCCTTCGGAAAGCTCCGGTCCAGCGAGCGCTGCAGTTGCGGCTGGGTAAACGTCACTTGGCTGCCGAGCATGGAGCCAAACGTATTGAGGGTGGAGCAGCCGGCAACCACGATCAGGGCCACGGCAAGGCACACGACAACAACGGCTGTACGCATGAAAACTCCTTCAACGAATACCGGACCGTCAGCCAGTCCTGGGACCGGCAGGGTCGCCGGCGACACGGGTTGCCGGCCTGCTGATCCTAGCGCCTGTCGCGGTGCCATGCGCCTGCCCTGTTGCGCTCGCGCTACCAGTCGATGGTGCCGCTGACGATCGGGCAGACCCGGCCTCCCGACCAGATCTCGCCGTCCTCGTCCACGCGCAGGTGCAGGCGCGCGTCGAATCCCACCTCGCGTCCCTGGCTGGCCACGTAGCGCCCGTCACGAGCGGGCAGGGCATCATTCTCGCGCAGCCAGGCGGCGAGCACGGCATTGGCGGCTCCGGACGCGGCGTCCTCGAACTGGGTGCCGGCGCCGACGAAAGCCCGCACCGCCAGGTCGTGGTCGCCGCCAGTTGCACGGGCGAAGGCCAGCACGCCCATGGAATCCGACCTGGCAGCCAGTTCCGCGATCGCAGCCCAGTCCGGCGTGGCCGACCGCAATCCCGCCTCGCTGGCCAGCTCCGCCACCCACCAGCGCCGCCCGCCGTCCATCAGTGCCGGCGGCAGGCCGCCTACGGGCAAGCCGCGCAGCGCCGCTGCCAGCGTCGTGTCGTCCGCGCGCCCGACCTGGGCCACCCGCGCCGTCGGCGTGCGCACGGCGATGGATCGCTGGCCGTCGTGGTCGTCCACCTGCAGCGGCAACAGGCCCGTCATGCCTTCCTGCACGATGCGGCCGTCAGTCAACCCGGCCATCCCCGCCTGCAGCACCGCATACGCCGTGCCGATGCTGGGGTGACCCGCGAACGGGACCTCGCGGTCGGGGGCGAACATGCGGATGCGGTAATCCGCGCCGGCGGTGACTGGCGCGAACACGAAGGTCGTCTCCGGGCGGTCCGACCAGCGGGCGATCGCCTGCATCGTTGCTGCATCCAGGCCGTCGGTGTCGAGCACCACGGCCAGTGGATTGCCGGCGCCCGGCCGGTCGGCGAACACATCCAGTTGCAGATAGCGGCGCTGGGTCATCGTTGCTGGCGTCCTTTGTTGAACAAGGGCTGGATTGCACGGCCTTGGCTGGGCGCGGCCGGGCAGTGGAGTCTAGTGGGTATGCCGCGGTCCCAGTTTCTTTGCAGCCGCGGTTACGCCGCGCGCGGCAGAGGCGATAGGATGCACATCGTTGTTTTTTCCCTTTCCGGTCGTCGGCTGGAACCAGGAGATCGGATTGGTGGCTGCAAGGCAGAAGTGGCTGGTGCTGAAGTTCGGTGGAACCTCGGTATCCAGGCGTGACCGTTGGGACACGATCGGGCGCATGGCGGTGGAGCGCGGCGCGGCCGAGGGCGCGCGCGTGCTGGTTGTCGTGTCCGCCATGTCCGGGGTAACCAACGAGTTGCAGGCCATCTGCGACGGCGACGATGCGGTGGCGCGGGTGGCCGCGCTGGCCCATCGCCATCGCGTCTTCTGCGAGGAGCTTGCCCTGGATCCGGAACAGGCGCTCGGTCAGCGCCTGGCGGAGCTGGAGGGTCTGCTGCGGGATCCCCGCGCCGCCGGGCGCGCCCTCGCCTGGCAGGCCGAAGTGCTGGCGCAGGGAGAACTGCTGTCTTCGAGCATCGGCGCCGCCTACCTGTGCAGCCAGGGGCTGGATTTTGGCTGGTGCGATGCGCGCGACTGGCTGCAGGCCGGGCACGTGCCCAATCGCACCGAATCGGCATTGCGGCTCTCGGTGCATCCCCGACGCGAGATCGAGCCGGGCTTCAACGACCGCTTCACGCAGCACCCCCGCGCGTTCGTCCTGACCCAGGGCTTCATCGCCCGCCACGACGACGGCGGCACGGCGGTGTTCGGTCGCGGTGGCTCGGACACCTCGGCGGCGTGTTTTGGTGCGCTCCTGGGTGCGGTGCGCGTGGAGATCTGGACCGACGTCCCGGGCATGTTCAGCGCCAATCCGCGCGAGGTGCCCGATGCGCGCCTGCTTACCCGCCTGGACTACGCCGAAGCGCAGGAGATCGCGACGACCGGCGCCAAGGTCCTGCACCCGCGCTCGATCGGACCATGCCGGCGGGCGGGTGTGCCGATGATGATCCTGGATACCTCGCGCCCCGAACTGCCGGGCACGCGGATCGACGCCACGGCCGCCGCCATACCCGGCGTCAAGGCGATCAGTCGCCGCGACGGCGTGGTGCTGGTGTCGATGGAGAGCATCGGCATGTGGCAGCAGGTCGGCTTCCTGGCCGACATCTTCGAGCTGTTCAAACGCCACGGCCTGTCGGTCGACCTGATCGGCTCCTCGGAGACGAACGTCACCATCTCGCTCGACCCGGCCGACAATCTGGTGACCAGCAATGTGCTGGAAGCACTAGCCACCGACCTGGCGAAAGTGTGCCGGGTCAAGGTGATCGCCCCGTGCACCGGCATCACCCTGGTGGGCAGGGGCATGCGCTCGCTTCTGCACCGCCTGTCCGACGTCTGGGCGACTTTCGGACGCGAGCGCGTACACCTGATCTCGCAGTCTTCCAACGACCTCAACCTGACTTTCGTGATCGACGAGGCGGACGCCGACGGCCTGCTGCCGTTGCTGCACGCGGAATTGATCGCCAGTGGAGCAATGCCCGTGATGGATTCCGACGTGTTTGGCCCGAGCTGGCGTGAGATCGAGTACGGTCGCCCGCAGCGACGCGAGCCGTGGTGGATAGGGCAGCGGGAGGACCTGCTGGCCCGCGCCGAAACCGGCACTCCGCGCTATGTCTACCATCTGGAAACGGTTCGTGAGCGGGCCCGCGACATGCTGGCGACGGACGCCGTCGACCGGTGTTTCTTCGCCATCAAGGCGAACCCGCATCCGGCCATCCTGCGCACCGTGACCGACGAGGGGCTGGGCCTGGAATGCGTGTCGCTGGGTGAGCTGGAGCACGTGTTCGCGACTCTGCCGGAACTGCCCGCCTCCCGTGTGCTGTTCACGCCCAGTTTTGCGCCCCGGCGCGAGTACGAGGCGGCGCTGGCGCGGGGCGTGACCGTCACCCTGGACAACATCGAGGCGTTGCAGCGCTGGCCGGAGGTCTTCCGCGGCCGCACGATCTGGCTGCGGCTGGATCTGGGTCGGGGCGACGGGCACCACGAGAAGGTCCGCACCGGCGGCGCCGCGGCCAAGTTCGGCCTGCCACTGGCCCGCTTCGACGCCTTCCTGGCCCATGCGCACGCGCTGGACATCCGCATCAGTGGCCTGCACGCCCACCTGGGCAGCGGGATCGAGGACCCGCGTCATTGGCGCGAGGTGTATGCGCACCTGGCCGGGCTGGCCGACACGGCCGGCGACGTGGACACCATCGACATCGGCGGTGGCATGCCGATTCCGTACACTCCCGACGCGCAGGATTTTGACCTAGCGGTCTGGCGCGCCGGGTTGGATGAGATCAAGGCGGCGTTTCCACGCTACGCGCTGGTGGTGGAGCCCGGACGTTACCTGGTTGCCGAAGCCGGCGTGCTGCTGCTCTCGGTCACCCAGGTGGTCGAGAAGGACGGCGTGCACCGCATCGGCTGCGATGGCGGCATGAACGTGATGATGCGTCCGGCGTTGTACGACGCCTGGCACGGCATCCACAACATCAGCCGGCCCGGCGACACGTCGACGACCGCGTTCGAGATTGTCGGCCCCATCTGCGAGACCGGCGACGTGCTCGGCCGCAAGCGGCTGCTGTCCAGCGCCACGGCGGAGGATGACGTCATCCTGGTCGCCGATACCGGCGCCTACGGCATGACGATGGCCAACACCTACAATCTGCGCGCCCTGCCGGCAGAGGACATCATCGAATGAGCAACTGGACGTTCCAGCGCGATGCGATCGACGCATTCCGATTCGTGCGCTGTGACTTTGACCCAATTACCGGCACTGCGAGGCTGGTGTACGCCTTCGACGACGGTCCGGAGCTGGTGGAGACGATCACCGTCCCCGGTGCCCCGTTCGAGCTGGATGACGCGCGTGCCGCGGCGGTGGAACCGGCGCTCCGGCTGCTGCACCTGGTTGCAGGGGTGAGCTACTACAAGGCTGCTGTGCCGCCGAAAATCCTGATCGACTCGTACGCGATCGATGCAGCCACTGCCGGGTTGATGGAGACCATCTACCTCAACGGGCTGGGCGAGTTCGCCTACCGCAACGGGCTCGATCTACACGACCGGATCCGTTTTCCGGCCGACGCCGAAGATGCAGCGTCGGCGGCAAGCGCAGGCCTGCGCGAGCACGCGCTGGTGGCCATCGGCGGCGGCAAGGACTCGCTGGTCAGCATCGAGGCATTGCGCGCGCTCGGGATCGGGCAGACGGTCACCTGGATCGGTGGTTCACAACTGATCAAGGCCTGCGCCGAGCGCACCGGCCTGCCGACGCTGAATATCGGCCGCGCGCTGGCCCCGCAGCTGTTTGAATTCAACCGCCAGGGCGCGTGGAACGGGCATATTCCGGTGACCGCGGTGAACTCGGCGATTCTGGTGCTGGCCGCGTTGCTGCGCGGCGTCGATCAGGTGGTGTTCTCCAACGAGCGCTCGGCCAGCTACGGCAGCCTGATCCGCAGCGAGGACGGCCAGACCACCACCGAGGTCAACCATCAGTGGTCCAAGGGCTGGGCGTTCGAGTCCGCATTCGGCGACTACGTCGCCCGGCACGTCGCCGCCGATCTGAATTACTACTCCCTGCTGCGTCCACTGAGCGAGCTGGCAGTGGCCCGGCAGTTTGCGCGGATCGACCATTACGACGCCTGGTTTTCCAGCTGCAACCGCAATTTCCACATCCTCGGCGAGCGTCCGGTCAACCGCTGGTGCGGGGTGTGTCCCAAGTGCCATTTCGTGTTCCTCGCGCTGGCGCCGTTCATGCCCAAGGCACGGCTGGTGGGCATCTTCGGCCGCAACCTGCTGGACGATCCGGCGCAGACGGCAGGTTACGACGCGCTGCTGGAGTACCACGACCACAAGCCGTTTGAATGTGTCGGCGAGGGCATCGAGTCGCGTGCCGCGATGGCGGCGCTGGTGGACCGTGCGGAGTGGCGCGAGGACGCGCTGGTAAAGCGCTTCGCCGAGGAGATCCGCCCCCGGCTGGAATCGGCGGACCTCGGGGTTGAGCCGTTGCTGGTGCTCGATGCTCAGCACCGCATCCCGGCGCCCTTGTGGGAACGTCTGCGTGCGCATCTCGCAGCTTGAAGGGCGGCGCGTCGCGCTGTGGGGCTGGGGGCGGGAAGGTAAAGCCGCGTGGCGCGCGGTGCGCTCCCGGTTGCCGACCCTGCCATTGACCCTGTTTTGCACGTCCGATGAAGTCGCGGCTGCCCGCGGTTGCGGTGACATCCTCCTGAATCTCGAGGTCGACGCGTCCGCGGACCGGCTGGCGGCGTTCGACGTCGTCATAAAGTCCCCCGGCATCAGCCCCTACGGGGCAGAAGCGGCCGCGGCAGCCGCGCGCGGCACGCGGTTCATCGGCGGCACCGGCCTGTGGTTTGCAGAGCAGGGCGACGCGGCAGGCATGGCCCGCAACACGGTGTGCATCACCGGGACCAAGGGCAAGAGCACGACGACGGCCTTGCTCGCCCATCTGCTGCGCGCCGCAGGCCGGCGGACCGCACTCGCCGGTAATATCGGCCTGCCGCTGCTGGAGCTCCTGGACGTGGCGCCAGCCGAGGCTCCCAAAAGCTGGGTTATCGAGTTGTCCAGCTACCAGACGGGCGATGTCGCCGCCAGCGGCGTGCGCCCGGATATCGGGGTGGTGCTGAACGTGTTTCCGGAGCACCTGGACTGGCATGGCAGCGAAGCCCGATACGTGGCGGACAAGCTACAGCTGGTCACCGCGGCCCGGCCCCGCGTTGCCGTGCTGAACGCGGCGGACCCGCGGCTTGTGGCCCTGGATCTGCCCGACAGCGAGATCCGCTGGTTCGGCGACGAGTCCGGCTGGCATCTCCGCGGCGACATCCTCTTCGACCGCGACACACGGGTGATGGACACCTCCTCGCTACCGCTACCGGGACGGCACAATCGCGGCAACCTGTGCGCAGCCCTGACCGTGCTGGATGCGATGGGCCTGGATGCGGCGGCTCTGGCGGCACGCGCAAAAGATTTCATTCCGCTGCCGCACCGCCTGCAGACGATCGGTACCCGCGATGGCCTCACCTGGGTCAACGACTCGATCAGCACGACGCCCTACGCAAGCCTGGCGGCATTGGGATGCTTCGCTGAGCGGCCCGTCGCGATCCTGCTGGGTGGTCACGACCGCGGCGTGGACTGGTCGGAGTTTGCCAAAGCGATCACCGACCATGCGCCACGGGTGGTGGTCACGATGGGAGCCAATGGTCCGCGCATCCATGCGCTGCTAAGCCCGCTGACCGCCGATGGCGAATTTGTCCTGCTGCAAGCCGAGGGCCTTGCGGATGCCGTCGGCAAGGCGCGGGCTGCGCTCGATGGTGATGGCGTGCTATTGCTCTCGCCTGGCGCGCCCAGTTTCGGTCCGTATCGCGATTACGTCGCGCGCGGCCGGCATTTCGCCGAGCTGGGCGGATTCGATCCGGACGCGATCAGCGCAATCCCCGGATTGGGAATCGCCTGAGCGCCCGGACTGCATCCAGGACCGCGGGTTGCAAAAACCAGCTCAATGATCGCGGTTGACCGCGTAGTCGGCCAACCCGCGCAGCGCGCCCAGATGGGCGTTGTCGTCCAGCCCTTCCAGCGCAGCCACGGCGCGGGCCGCATAGTCGCGCGCCAGCTGGCGGCTGTAGTCCAGCCCGCGGGTGGCGTTTATCGCGGCCAGCACGACCGGCAGGGCGCCGGCGTCGCCGTCCTGGATCGCTGCGCGCAGCGTCGCCGCGGTGTCCGGGTCGCTATGGCGGATGGCGTGGATCAGCGGCAGCGTGGCCTTGCCTTCGGCGAGGTCGTCACCCAGGTTCTTGCCCAGGGTTTCCGCATCCGAGGCGTAATCGAGCACGTCGTCGGCAATCTGGAAGGCGAAACCGAGGTTCAGGCCGTAATCGTGCAGCTTGTCCTGGGTTGCCTCGTCGACGCCGGCCAGCAGTGCGCCCAGGCGCGTCGCGGCAGCAAACAGCACCGCGGTCTTGCGCTCGATGACCCGGATGTAGGCCGCCTCGTCGGTGTCGGGGTTGCGCACGTGCAGCAGTTGCAGCACTTCGCCCTCCGCGATCCGGTTGGTGGTGTCGGCGAGGATCGTCTGCACATGCATCGACCCCAGCTCGACCATCAGCTGGAAACTGCGCGAATACAGGAAATCGCCGACCAGGACGCTCGCCGCATTGCCCCAGACCGCGTTGGCCGTTCTGCGGCCGCGGCGCAGGTCGGACTCGTCGACCACGTCGTCGTGGAGCAGCGTGGAGGTGTGGATGAATTCCACCACCGCCGCCAGCTGGTGCGCGTCCGGGCCACGGTGGCCGAGCGCTCCCGCGGCGAGCAGCAGCAACATCGGGCGAAGGCGCTTGCCACCCGCGTTGATGATGTATTCGGAGACCTGGTTGATCAGCACGACGTCGGAAGCCAGGCGGCGACGGATCAGGGCGTCGACTGCGGTCATGTCGTCCCGGGCCAGGGCCTGGATCTCATCCAGATCGGGATTCGCTGCTTGAGGGACGGAAACGTGCATGGGTGACCAGACGACGGGGGACCGGCGATTATAGGCATTCGCAGACGGCCGGAAATCCGAGGGTGCCCAAGGGCATGGCCTGACCGTGCCAGCCCGGCGGGTCGGTATACTTGCAAGCCCGTCGCCGCCGGCGACCTCAAAGGACCGCATTCATGGCACGTGGCATCAACAAGGTGATCCTGGTCGGCAATCTCGGCAACGATCCCGACATGAAGTACACCCAGGGCGGCATGGCCATCTGCACCCTCTCGTTGGCGACCACCAGCGTGCGCAAGGACAAGGACGGCCAGCAGATCGAGAAGACCGAATGGCACCGCGTGAAGCTGTTCGGCAAGCTGGGCGAAATCGCCGGCGAGTACCTGAAAAAGGGCCGCCAGGTCTATATCGAAGGCTCAATCCGCTACGACAAGTTCACCGGCCAGGACGGCGTGGAGAAGTACTTCACCGACATCGTCGCCGATGAGATGCAGATGCTGGGCGGCGGCGGTGGCGCCTCGGAAGGCGGTGGACGCGACTTCGACCGCGAGGAGCGGACCTCGCGTCCCGCGCCCCGTCAGGCCGCCGCGCCGCGCCGTGAAGCCACGCCGGCCAAATCGAACGACTTCGGCGACGATTTTGCGGACGACGATATCCCCTTCTAGCAGGCGTCCGCTTTTTTTGAGTGCATCGACTGCAGGGCGTTAGTAGGATGCCACCGCGCTATCGCCGCGTGCGGTCGATAAAGAAGTCTTCCTGATTGCGATTTTTTTGGAGCGTTGCATGCCGACGTGGTTGGTGACCGGCGGAGCCGGTTTTATTGGTGGAAATTTCGTCCTCGATGCAGTCGGTCGCGGCATCAAGGTCGTCAATTTGGACGCCCTGACCTACGCGGGCAATCTGGACACGTTGTCGTCACTGGATGGCGATACGTCCCACGTGTTCGTGCACGGCGACATCGGCGACGCCACTCTGGTGGCCCGCCTGCTGCGCGAGCACCAGCCCGACGCGGTGATCAATTTCGCCGCCGAGAGCCATGTGGATCGCTCCATCGATGGCCCCGCCGAGTTCGTCCAGACCAATGTGGTGGGCACGCTCAACCTGCTGGAGCGGGTCCGCGACTACTGGAAGTCGCGGGACGGCACGCGCGCGGCGGATTTCCGCTTCCTGCACGTCTCCACCGACGAGGTCTACGGCACCCTGGGGGATACGGGGAAGTTCACCGAAACCACGCCGTACGCGCCCAACTCGCCGTACTCCGCTTCCAAGGCGGCGTCCGACCACCTGGTGCGTGCGTTCCACCACACCTACGGCCTGCCGGTACTCACCACCAACTGCTCCAACAACTACGGGCCTTACCAGTTCCCGGAAAAGCTCATCCCGCTGATCA
This genomic interval from Lysobacter ciconiae contains the following:
- the rfbB gene encoding dTDP-glucose 4,6-dehydratase — protein: MPTWLVTGGAGFIGGNFVLDAVGRGIKVVNLDALTYAGNLDTLSSLDGDTSHVFVHGDIGDATLVARLLREHQPDAVINFAAESHVDRSIDGPAEFVQTNVVGTLNLLERVRDYWKSRDGTRAADFRFLHVSTDEVYGTLGDTGKFTETTPYAPNSPYSASKAASDHLVRAFHHTYGLPVLTTNCSNNYGPYQFPEKLIPLIIAKALAGEPLPIYGDGLNVRDWLFVSDHCAAIRRVLEAGRVGEVYNVGGEAERTNIVVVQTICRLLDQRRPLADGRKRESLITYVQDRPGHDRRYAIDASKLHGELAWEPAITFDEGMARTVDWYLDNAPWVQRVMDGSYRLERIGGVA
- a CDS encoding polyprenyl synthetase family protein, whose amino-acid sequence is MHVSVPQAANPDLDEIQALARDDMTAVDALIRRRLASDVVLINQVSEYIINAGGKRLRPMLLLLAAGALGHRGPDAHQLAAVVEFIHTSTLLHDDVVDESDLRRGRRTANAVWGNAASVLVGDFLYSRSFQLMVELGSMHVQTILADTTNRIAEGEVLQLLHVRNPDTDEAAYIRVIERKTAVLFAAATRLGALLAGVDEATQDKLHDYGLNLGFAFQIADDVLDYASDAETLGKNLGDDLAEGKATLPLIHAIRHSDPDTAATLRAAIQDGDAGALPVVLAAINATRGLDYSRQLARDYAARAVAALEGLDDNAHLGALRGLADYAVNRDH
- the ssb gene encoding single-stranded DNA-binding protein, with the translated sequence MARGINKVILVGNLGNDPDMKYTQGGMAICTLSLATTSVRKDKDGQQIEKTEWHRVKLFGKLGEIAGEYLKKGRQVYIEGSIRYDKFTGQDGVEKYFTDIVADEMQMLGGGGGASEGGGRDFDREERTSRPAPRQAAAPRREATPAKSNDFGDDFADDDIPF